One Granulicella sp. 5B5 DNA window includes the following coding sequences:
- a CDS encoding tyrosinase family protein → MNGNVTWQGTIAAYFAAPYWVPEPKRTQVADMWLGCMSGYAIQLNSYESVRQWSILIFQYLHTREMPLTQDVSQQWPDEALEVFRKWVNEGWRLSDSDPYDPAERIRPPIERPIAVRIRRDIASLSPDELDDYRMRVDGAFDVANPDSNAPGQVFFSIHGNWCLHYQEAFLLWHRAYLMAFEQRIGCAVPYWNWYAQDAAIERSPSSGLPQAFRDETYRHPKTGELRPNPLRYAAAKDGCSKACVGMTPPPPTSCKYVQRDPILYTTGDDRREARAAKIALTLQYQQQVQKALGFENFSYPQGYGDPWANIQSFNPPPPNSEYRYRDVNFDGAYEQPHDNYHGWVGPDMADNSYTAFDPVFWSYHSNIDRIFEIWLRSHIASMTVTPLFPLRPFAGTRAERLEFTDPRTFVYTCIGDLAKDSRALGFDFGPPAYPDFGTQAVSTKRLSATGLRGLVAAAPRPEELLVLFDGVRCTFNSYAVDVFLNQTDPRQQKPEVTNSHYCGRMTRISMGQTDSNSRCIQTGIRRFMDVTSTALALGITPDSPLPVLSLVVTDLTTGVLVSAAELATLPGFTGHLSWVKLGQAQQIIPSPPSANTERMPCCSAQH, encoded by the coding sequence ATGAACGGGAATGTCACGTGGCAGGGAACGATTGCGGCCTACTTCGCCGCACCATATTGGGTGCCAGAGCCGAAGCGCACGCAGGTCGCAGATATGTGGCTCGGCTGCATGAGCGGCTATGCTATCCAACTCAACAGCTATGAGAGCGTGCGGCAATGGTCCATCCTCATCTTTCAGTATTTGCATACGAGAGAGATGCCACTGACGCAGGATGTCTCCCAGCAATGGCCTGACGAGGCGTTGGAAGTATTCCGGAAATGGGTCAATGAGGGTTGGCGACTGTCTGATTCAGATCCGTACGATCCTGCAGAGCGCATTCGACCTCCTATAGAGCGCCCAATTGCTGTTCGTATCCGGAGAGACATTGCCTCTCTGAGCCCAGACGAGCTGGATGACTACCGTATGCGGGTCGACGGCGCCTTCGATGTCGCCAATCCAGATTCGAACGCGCCCGGGCAGGTGTTCTTTTCCATTCACGGAAACTGGTGTCTGCACTACCAGGAAGCATTCCTCCTGTGGCATCGCGCTTACCTGATGGCCTTTGAACAACGTATCGGCTGCGCCGTCCCCTACTGGAATTGGTATGCCCAAGACGCGGCGATAGAGAGGAGCCCTAGCTCGGGTCTTCCTCAAGCCTTTCGCGACGAAACGTATCGTCATCCCAAGACCGGAGAACTCCGCCCTAATCCACTTCGTTATGCAGCGGCCAAGGATGGCTGCAGTAAGGCCTGCGTTGGCATGACACCACCGCCACCAACCTCGTGTAAATACGTTCAACGTGATCCCATTTTGTACACGACAGGGGACGACAGGCGAGAAGCGCGTGCCGCCAAGATTGCGCTGACACTGCAGTACCAGCAGCAGGTACAGAAAGCTCTGGGATTTGAGAACTTCAGTTACCCGCAAGGGTATGGAGACCCGTGGGCGAACATCCAGAGTTTCAACCCGCCGCCGCCGAACAGTGAATATCGCTACCGGGATGTCAATTTCGACGGGGCGTATGAGCAGCCGCACGACAACTATCACGGCTGGGTTGGTCCTGATATGGCGGACAACTCCTACACCGCATTCGACCCCGTGTTCTGGTCTTATCACAGCAATATCGATCGCATCTTCGAAATTTGGTTGCGCAGCCACATTGCATCCATGACCGTGACTCCGCTCTTTCCTCTCCGCCCATTTGCTGGGACTCGTGCGGAACGGTTGGAGTTCACTGATCCACGTACGTTTGTGTACACCTGTATCGGCGATCTTGCAAAAGATTCCCGGGCACTCGGCTTCGATTTTGGACCTCCTGCCTATCCCGACTTTGGGACACAAGCTGTCAGCACAAAGCGGCTCTCGGCAACAGGTCTACGAGGCCTGGTAGCGGCCGCGCCCCGGCCAGAGGAGCTGCTTGTTCTCTTCGACGGTGTTCGCTGTACCTTCAACAGCTATGCGGTGGACGTGTTCCTGAATCAGACCGACCCCAGACAGCAGAAGCCAGAAGTCACCAATTCTCACTATTGCGGCCGTATGACCCGGATCAGCATGGGCCAGACGGACAGCAATTCGCGGTGTATCCAGACAGGTATTCGTCGGTTTATGGATGTCACCTCAACGGCCTTGGCACTCGGCATCACGCCGGACTCTCCATTGCCTGTGCTCTCTCTTGTAGTGACCGACCTGACTACTGGAGTTCTCGTGTCGGCTGCGGAACTCGCGACACTTCCCGGCTTCACTGGCCACTTGAGCTGGGTGAAGCTGGGGCAGGCGCAGCAGATTATCCCTTCACCTCCCAGCGCAAATACAGAACGAATGCCTTGTTGTTCGGCGCAGCACTAG